The following proteins come from a genomic window of Chelmon rostratus isolate fCheRos1 chromosome 23, fCheRos1.pri, whole genome shotgun sequence:
- the eif4e2rs1 gene encoding eukaryotic translation initiation factor 4E family member 2 related sequence 1 produces the protein MNQLERPKDEEDQEESECHHDNSDGTNNNNNNNRHKTVCPDVGEHPLQYNYTFWYSRRTPSRPASSQSYEQNIRQIGTVASVEQFWRFYSHLVRPGDLSGHSDFHLFKEGIKPMWEDELNRSGGKWIIRLRKGLATRFWENIILAMLGEQFMVGEEICGAVVSIRFQEDILSIWNRTSNDQTTTSRIRDTLRRVLNLPTNTIMEYKTHNDSLRDNSSFRNTKISL, from the exons ATGAACCAGCTGGAGCG TCCAAAAGATGAGGAGGACCAGGAAGAGTCAGagtgtcaccatgacaacagtgaTGGGaccaacaataacaataacaacaaccgACACAAG acgGTGTGTCCAGATGTCGGTGAACATCCCCTCCAGTATAACTACACCTTCTGGTACAGCAGAAGAACTCCGAGTCGTCCTGCGAGTTCTCAGAGTTATGAACAAAACATCCGACAGATCGGCACTGTGGCATCG gTGGAGCAGTTCTGGAGGTTTTACAGTCACCTGGTCCGACCAGGTGATTTGAGTGGACACAGTGACTTCCACCTGTTCAAGGAGGGAATCAAACCCATGTGGGAG GATGAGTTGAACCGCAGCGGGGGGAAGTGGATCATTCGTCTTCGTAAAGGTTTGGCCACTCGATTCTGGGAGAACATCATACTGGCCATGTTGGGAGAGCAGTTCATGGTGGGAGAGGAGATCTGTGGAGCTGTGGTCTCCATACGCTTCCAG GAGGACATACTGTCGATTTGGAACAGAACGTCCAACGACCAAACGACGACATCCAGAATCAGAGACACTTTAAGACGAGTCCTGAACCTTCCGACCAACACCATCATGGAGTACAAGACACATAATGACAGCCTCAG ggACAACTCGAgcttcagaaacacaaagatttCCCTCTGA
- the LOC121626184 gene encoding phosphatidylinositol 4,5-bisphosphate 3-kinase catalytic subunit alpha isoform-like has protein sequence MVPRPSSGELWGLHLMPPRILVDCCLPNGMMVSLECLRETPLISIKQQLFAEARKYPLYHLLQEESCYIFVGVTQEAEREEFYDETRRLCDLRLFHPILKVIEPLGNREEKILNREIGFAIGMPVCEFEMMKDPEVQDFRRSILSVCREAMEEREAGGAHSQALYVYPPNVESSPQLPQHIYSKLDKGRLIVTIWVIVSPSNSKQKYTLKVSHESLPEQLIAESIRKKSRSMHLSPQQLRLCVQEYQGQYILKVCGCDEYLLEKYPLSQYKYIRSCITVGRLPHLMLVSKDSLYSQLPASGFVTPSYSRRTPQPSPCPGGSDGSPPRSLWAFNTLLRVRLLCATYVNVNIRDIDKIYVRTGIYHGGEPLCDNVNTQRVPCSNPRWNEWLTYDIYLADIPRSARLCLSICSVKGRKGAKEEHCPLAWGNVNLFDYTDILVSGKVALSLWPVPHGLEDLLNPIGVAGSNPNKETPCVELEFSWFNQTVVFPDEQQIEEHANWTISRELGYNYCHGLSSRLACDSSVSSGDAEQLRSLCSRDPLYELSEQEKDFLWRHRHYCVNIPESLPKLLLSVKWNSRDEVSQMYCLLKEWPLMEPESALELLDCNFPDPMVREFALRCLVQGLTDDKLSQYLLQLVQVLKYEMYLDNPLARFLIKKALTNQRIGHFFFWHLKSEMHNKTVSRRFGLLLEAFCRACGMYLKHLNRQVEAMDKLVNLTDTLKQEKKDETQKTQMKFLVEHMSRPDYMEALQGFISPLNPVHQLGNLRLEECRIMSSAKRPLWLNWENPDIMSELLFSNNEIIFKNGDDLRQDMLTLQIIKIMENIWQNQGLDLRMLPYGCLSIGDCVGLIEVVKNSFTIMQIQCKGGLKGALQFNSNTLHHWIKDKNRGEAYDRAIDLFTRSCAGYCVATFILGIGDRHNSNIMVKENGQLFHIDFGHFLDHKKKKFGYKRERVPFVLTQDFLIVISKGVQESTKTKEFERFQEMCYKAYLAIRQHASLFINLFSLLLGCGMPELQSFDDIAYLRKTLALEKSQQEALEYFTKQMNDAHHGGWSTKMDWIFHTIRHMPNEH, from the exons atggtgccCAGGCCGTCATCAGGGGAGCTGTGGGGGCTCCACCTGATGCCCCCCCGCATCCTGGTGGACTGCTGCCTACCCAACG GGATGATGGTGAGTCTTGAGTGTCTCAGAGAAACTCCTCTCATCAGCATCAAGCAGCAGCTCTTCGCTGAGGCCAGGAAGTACCCGCTGTaccacctgctgcag GAGGAGTCGTGTTACATCTTTGTGGGCGTGAcccaggaggcagagagggaggagttTTATGATGAAACGAGGCGGCTGTGTGACCTCCGACTGTTTCACCCGATCCTGAAGGTCATCGAGCCACTCGGCAACCGGGAGGAAAAGATCCTGAACCGAGAGATAG GGTTTGCCATCGGGATGCCGGTCTGTGAGTTTGAGATGATGAAGGACCCGGAGGTTCAGGACTTCCGCCGCTCCATACTGAGCGTGTGCAGAGAGGCcatggaggagagggaggcgggGGGGGCCCACAGTCAGGCGCTCTACGTTTACCCCCCCAATGTGGAATCCAGCCCCCAACTCCCACAACACATCTACAGCAAGCTGGACAAAG ggagGTTGATCGTGACCATCTGGGTGATTGTGTCTCCGTCAAACTCCAAGCAGAAATACACCCTCAAG gtAAGTCACGAGAGTTTACCTGAGCAGCTGATCGCAGAGTCCATCAGGAAGAAAAGCCGGTCAATGCACCTCTCACCTCAACAGCTCCGCCTCTGTGTCCAGGAGTACCAGGGACAGTACATCCTGAAg GTGTGTGGCTGTGATGAGTACCTGTTGGAGAAGTATCCTCTCAGTCAGTACAAG tatATCCGCTCCTGTATCACAGTGGGTCGTCTTCCTCACTTGATGCTGGTCTCCAAAGACAGTCTCTACTCTCAGCTACCTGCCTCTGGCTTTGTCACGCCTTCATACAG TCGTCGGACTCCTCAGCCGTCTCCCTGTCCAGGAGGAAGTGATGGTTCTCCTCCACGCTCTCTGTGGGCCTTCAACACCCTGCTGAGGGTTCGACTGCTCTGCGCCACCTACGTCAACGTCAACATCAGAGACATTGACAAG atCTATGTGAGGACAGGTATTTACCACGGTGGGGAACCACTTTGTGACAACGTCAACACGCAGAGAGTCCCCTGCTCCAACcccag GTGGAACGAGTGGCTGACCTACGACATCTACCTGGCTGACATCCCTCGTTCAGCCAGACTCTGCCTGTCTATCTGCTCTgtgaagggaaggaaaggagcCAAGGAG GAGCACTGTCCTCTGGCCTGGGGGAATGTTAACCTTTTTGACTACACAGACATTCTGGTTTCGGGTAAAGTGGCTCTCAGTCTTTGGCCAGTCCCCCATGGCCTCGAAGACCTCCTGAATCCCATCGGAGTTGCTGGTTCAAATCCCAACAAG GAGACTCCCTGTGTGGAGCTGGAGTTCTCCTGGTTTAACCAGACCGTTGTGTTTCCTGATGAGCAGCAGATAGAAGAGCACGCTAACTGGACCATCAGCAGAGAGCTGGGCTACAACTACTGCCACGGACTG agcAGTCGTCTGGCctgtgacagcagtgtttctTCAGGTGATGCAGAGCAGCTTCGCTCTCTCTGCTCCAGAGATCCTCTGTACGAGCTctcagagcaggagaaggacTTCCTGTGGAGACACAg acattACTGTGTAAACATTCCAGAGTCTCTGCCtaagctgcttttgtctgttaAATGGAACTCCAGAGACGAAGTGTCCCAG aTGTACTGTTTGTTGAAGGAGTGGCCTCTTATGGAGCCTGAGTCGGCTCTGGAGTTGCTGGACTGTAACTTTCCTGATCCAATGGTCAGAGAGTTCGCTCTGCGCTGCCTGGTTCAAGGCCTGACAGATGACAAGCTGTCACAGTACCTGCTGCAGCTCGTACAG GTGTTAAAGTACGAGATGTACCTGGACAATCCACTGGCTCGTTTTCTGATCAAGAAagctctgaccaatcagaggaTAGGACACTTCTTCTTTTGGCATCTCAA GTCAGAGATGCACAATAAGACGGTATCCCGTCGGTTCGGTCTGCTCCTGGAAGCTTTCTGCAGAGCCTGTGGCATGtacctgaaacacctgaacagACAG gtggaggCCATGGATAAACTGGTGAAtctgactgacacactgaaacaagagaagaagGACGAAACACAAAAA ACTCAGATGAAGTTCCTGGTTGAACACATGTCTCGTCCAGATTACATGGAAGCTCTGCAGGGATTCATCTCTCCTCTGAACCCTGTTCACCAGCTGGGAAACCTCAG ACTGGAGGAGTGCAGGATCATGTCCTCTGCGAAGCGCCCCCTGTGGTTGAACTGGGAAAACCCTGACATCATGTCCGAGCTGCTCTTCTCCAACAACGAGATCATTTTCAAGAATGGAGATG accTGCGTCAGGACATGCTAACTCTGCAGATCATTAAGATCATGGAGAACATCTGGCAGAACCAGGGCCTGGACCTGCG catgctgCCGTATGGCTGCCTGTCCATCGGGGACTGTGTGGGTCTGATCGAGGTGGTGAAGAACAGTTTCACCATCATGCAGATTCAGTGTAAAGGAGGCCTGAAGGGGGCGCTGCAGTTCaactccaacacactgcaccATTGGATCAAAGacaagaacagaggagaggc gtatGACCGGGCCATCGACCTGTTTACCAGGTCATGTGCAGGATACTGCGTAGCAACATTTATCCTCGGAATCGGCGACAGACACAACTCCAACATCATGGTGAAGGAGAACGGACAG ctgttccaCATCGACTTTGGTCACTTCCTGGAtcacaagaagaagaagtttggGTACAAGAGGGAGCGAGTTCCCTTCGTTCTGACTCAGGACTTCCTCATTGTTATTAGTAAAGGAGTCCAGGAGTCGACCAAGACCAAGGAGTTCGAGAG GTTCCAGGAGATGTGTTATAAAGCCTACCTTGCCATCCGTCAGCATGCCAGCCTCTTCATCAACctgttctctctcctgctgGGCTGTGGCATGCCTGAACTTCAGAGCTTCGATGACATTGCCTACCTGAGGAAAACCCTGGCTCTGG AGAAGAGCCAGCAGGAGGCGTTGGAGTATTTCACCAAACAGATGAACGATGCTCATCATGGAGGCTGGAGCACCAAGATGGACTGGATCTTCCACACCATCAGACACATGCCCAACGAACACTGA